Proteins encoded together in one Neobacillus sp. FSL H8-0543 window:
- a CDS encoding FAD:protein FMN transferase has translation MITKGKMKVTVLLEEHNENMMDSVRLNIMNTSFYMAISNENHTHWKKTIISFLQYMDREFSRFRSDNELRRLNEAKRDSVVVVSPILFDLLRKAEKYRLITGGRFSPYILTQLEAHGYNQSFPLRLPIMKRQLSNIKINGRLLFFKEGCQIIKKTDQKIDLGGIG, from the coding sequence ATGATTACCAAAGGGAAGATGAAAGTGACCGTATTACTAGAAGAACATAATGAAAATATGATGGATTCTGTTCGATTGAATATCATGAATACTTCCTTTTACATGGCGATTTCTAATGAAAATCACACGCATTGGAAAAAAACAATCATATCCTTTCTCCAATATATGGATCGGGAATTTTCAAGATTTCGCAGTGACAATGAATTAAGAAGATTAAATGAAGCAAAAAGGGATTCAGTTGTCGTTGTTTCCCCCATTCTTTTTGACCTTTTAAGAAAGGCTGAGAAATATCGGTTGATAACGGGGGGACGATTTTCGCCCTATATACTGACACAGCTGGAAGCACACGGTTATAATCAATCCTTCCCTTTAAGACTGCCCATCATGAAGCGACAATTATCCAATATCAAAATAAATGGAAGGCTCCTATTTTTTAAAGAAGGCTGTCAGATCATTAAGAAAACCGATCAAAAAATTGACCTTGGCGGGATTGGTTAA